A window of the Campylobacter massiliensis genome harbors these coding sequences:
- a CDS encoding TerC family protein produces the protein MFDWIFSPEAWLSLVTLTGLEIVLGIDNIIFIAILVGKLPSEQRDKGRILGLSLAMLTRIALLLSLFWIMKLTKPLFSVFDFTITGRDLVLILGGLFLIGKSTLEIHSSVSAEHEEHSASKGHASFWVVIAEIAVLDIVFSLDSVITAVGMANHIEIMILAVMLAVGVMMFASKGISNFVDNNPTIKILALAFLILIGFTLVGEGLGMHVPKGYVYFAMAFSLGVELINIYARKKSAKRAQEAQK, from the coding sequence ATGTTCGATTGGATTTTTTCGCCCGAGGCGTGGCTGTCGCTCGTGACGCTGACGGGGCTTGAGATCGTGCTTGGTATAGATAACATCATATTTATCGCGATCCTAGTCGGCAAGCTCCCATCCGAGCAGCGCGACAAAGGCCGCATTTTGGGGCTTTCTCTTGCGATGCTAACGAGGATTGCGCTTTTGCTTTCGCTATTTTGGATTATGAAGCTTACCAAGCCGCTATTTAGCGTGTTTGACTTTACGATCACGGGGCGCGATTTGGTGCTGATTTTAGGCGGGCTTTTCCTTATCGGCAAATCCACGCTCGAGATCCACTCAAGCGTCAGCGCCGAGCACGAGGAGCACTCGGCAAGCAAGGGACATGCGAGTTTTTGGGTCGTTATCGCCGAGATCGCCGTGCTTGACATTGTCTTTTCGCTTGATAGCGTCATTACCGCGGTGGGTATGGCAAATCACATCGAGATCATGATCCTAGCCGTGATGCTTGCGGTGGGCGTGATGATGTTCGCGTCTAAGGGCATTTCAAATTTCGTCGACAACAACCCGACGATCAAAATTCTCGCGCTCGCGTTCTTGATCCTGATCGGATTTACGCTAGTGGGCGAGGGGCTCGGTATGCACGTGCCTAAGGGCTACGTTTACTTTGCGATGGCGTTTTCTCTGGGCGTGGAGCTTATTAACATCTACGCTCGCAAAAAGTCGGCAAAACGCGCGCAAGAGGCTCAAAAGTAA
- a CDS encoding DNA alkylation repair protein — MDVKGEFLEILERLRSEKLAAFSQKLIKSPEILGVKTPELRRLAKQNFARLNLEQIAAYEPFFHEEFMLKGFLIMLVKDDEAKFKLASEFIKTMPNWAVTDGFEPKFSEARYVDALLKQALDSNLEYEKRFFYVYFMRNFNSLPLERFFEICAEEKDERYYVQMAAALCLAEVFIKFDGAGRELLESGRLSKFTHNKTISKIRDSYRVPKDVKDALLELKIK, encoded by the coding sequence GTGGACGTAAAAGGCGAATTTTTAGAGATTTTAGAGAGGCTTAGGAGCGAAAAGCTAGCGGCGTTTTCGCAAAAACTCATCAAAAGCCCCGAAATTTTAGGCGTAAAAACTCCCGAGCTAAGACGCCTGGCAAAGCAAAATTTCGCTCGGCTAAATTTAGAACAGATCGCTGCTTATGAGCCGTTTTTTCACGAGGAGTTCATGCTAAAGGGCTTTTTGATAATGCTCGTTAAAGACGACGAAGCTAAATTTAAGCTAGCTAGCGAGTTTATCAAAACGATGCCAAACTGGGCTGTGACAGACGGCTTTGAGCCTAAATTCAGCGAGGCGCGCTACGTGGATGCGCTGCTAAAGCAGGCTCTAGACTCAAATTTAGAATACGAAAAGCGGTTTTTCTACGTTTATTTTATGCGTAATTTTAATTCGCTTCCGCTTGAGCGGTTTTTTGAAATTTGCGCCGAGGAAAAGGATGAGCGCTACTACGTGCAAATGGCGGCTGCTTTGTGTTTAGCCGAGGTTTTTATCAAATTTGACGGCGCAGGGCGAGAGCTACTGGAGAGCGGCCGACTGAGTAAATTTACCCACAACAAAACGATCTCAAAGATCCGCGACAGCTACCGCGTACCAAAAGACGTAAAAGACGCGCTTTTGGAGCTCAAAATCAAGTGA